GATACCAggtgaaatgattgaagcaAAACCTAAGAATGACTTTTGCAGAACACTGAAAAAGACTTTAGTGATATTTACTGTGTCCATATGAGAACCATCACCTTCTCCAAAAAAATCAGGAAAGTTACGAGGACATCTCATCAGTCTGGTCAGCACAGTGTTTGTCATAAAGTTACTGCGTCTGGAACCTGTTGTAAAATCGGTTTTATGTGATTGAACTCAATTTCCAAAAGCATAAACAAAATATACTGGACTTTTATTCAGAGCCTTTTTGGCAAAACAAGTTAGTAagtaaaaatcatttgaaatctTTGAATGAtggaagaaagtaaaagacatggGTTGcttctgaaaatacatctccagtgcaaaagtGAGGTTCAGCACCAAGGACAGATAAACACTGCTGCTTTGTGGTCAAGTAATACATCTTTGggggaaaagaaaattaaaaagtctCTCAGATGACCACAACAATTGAAACACCCACATACAAGAGTGGACAACTCTTCTCTGAACTATCAGAAAACACTACAATGCTCAATCTTTACTAAGAAGAGAAGTATTCTCCAAGATGTTCAGGATGAGCATAACGgaacaaaatatttcttgagagtaaagtttgaattatttaaaaaggtaTAGTCAACATAGCATATGTGTTGTGGATTGTTGATTTGCCATTTGAAAAGGCAAGACAGGCATGTACAAATTTATCTGGGGGTTTTTATGAATTGTGTTAAATTCAAAGGTTTTGAGCAGAATATGACTCCCAGTCTTACCTCAGGAGAAGAATCACAGTCTCCAAAAGCATCAGCAAAGTCAGAAGGACTTTTCCTCAGAGTCTGGTCAGCAGGcagtgtgttgtcattgtaagATGTCACGAACTTAAAGTCACTGGTTCGAGAACCTGTTGTCAGGTAGGCGTCATAATTGTAAGTGCTGCGTAAAGTTCCTGTGCCATCAACATCTGCGTAATTAGGAGGGAGATAAGCGCTGGGGATGGCGACAGCTCCGTCAAACAACATTCTGGGTTTTCTCCTGCGACAAAACCTCACAccgaggatgatgatgatgaaggtcaggaagaaggtggagacagagaccaGCGCGATGATCAGGTAAGAGGTCAGTTTGGAATTCTTCTCATCATAAGAAATGTCCTTCAGCTCTGGCACCTCAGCCAAGTTATcagaaataagtaaatacatggaacaggtggcagacagagagggctgTCCGTTATCTTTCACCGCCACAATAAGGTTCTGTTTCATGCTGTCAGACTCAGAAATGTCCCGCTGTGTCCTGATCTCTCCGCTGTGGACACCGATAGTGAAAAGTCCTGGATCAGTGGATTTGACTATATGATAGGACAGCCAGGCGTTCTGCCCGGAGTCCGCGTCCACCGCGATCACTTTGGACACCAGAGAGCCTCCGTGTGCAGCTTTGGGGACCAGCTCGGTCATGAAGGAGTTGCCCTCCGGGGCGGGGTACAGTATCTGAGGAGAGTTGTCGTTCACATCTGATATGAACACGCTGACGGTCACGTTGCTGCTGAGCGGAGGAGAACCGTTGTCTCTGGCCATCACGTGGACTTTAAAGCTCCTGAACTGTTCATAATCAAACGACCTCACAGCGTGGATCACCCCCGTGTCTCCGTTCACTGACAGATAGGAGGACACCGGGGCACCTCTCGCCTCACCAGCTAACATAGAATAAACCACTGTACCGTTTTGTCTCCAGTCGGGGTCTCGAGCAGTAACGGAACATAAAGTGGAGCcaggtttgttattttcagtcaCATATGCGCTGTAGGACTGTTCCTCAAACACAGGTGGGTTGTCGTTGATGTCAGCTACAGATAACTGAACAGTtttagaggaggacagaggtggaGAGCCCTCGTCAGTGGCAGTGATTGTAATGTTGTAATCTGACACTAGTTCACGGTCCAGTTGTCCTGTGGTCACCAGagaataatagtttttaatagaaGGAACTAACttaaaagggacattttgttgAATGGAGCAGCGAACCTGTCTGTTATTCTCAGAGTCTCTGTCCTGCACGTTAATGATGCCCACCTCTGAACCAGGTGACGCGTTCTCGGGTATGGGATTGGTCAGTGATTTTAGATATATAACCGGAGCGTTGTCATTCACATCAGTTATATCAATAATCACTTTTGCTTCTGAAGACAGCCCATAACCATCTTTAGCCTCAACAAACACTTCATATTTGGATCCCTCCTCATAATCTACCTCACCTGTCACACTGATTTCTCCCGTTTTCTCatccagtgaaaacatctttttgGATTTATCAGAGAGTCGACTAAATTCATATGTGACCTCTCCATTGACACCTTCGTCTGCGTCTGATGCACTCACGGTGATAATTTTAGTTTTCAAAGGTGAGTTTTCTGGTAATGCGGCTGAATAAACGGCCTCAGTAAACACCGGGGCGTTATCATTAGCATCTAGTACAATGACGTGTATCACTACAGTCCCGGATCTCTGAGGAGAGCCGCCATCCACAGCCGTGAGCATTAATTTCATTTCCTGTTGCTCCTCTCGGTCTAGCTCCTTATTTAAAACCAATTCACCATATTTACTGCCTGTACCTGTCGTCTGAATACTAAACACGAAATGAGGGTTTTGTTCCAAAATGTAGCTTTCAACTGAATTCTTGCCTATGTCTGCATCGTGAGCTGCGTTAATGCGATACTTGGCTCCCCTGAAAGCTGACTCGGTTATTTCCAGCTTTACTGTATCCTTTGGGAAAATTGGAGAATTGTCGTTCACGTCCTGCACCTGCAGAGACAACCGGTGTAACTCCAAAGGATTCTCTAATAGCAAGTCGAATTTCAGAACGCAGGAAGGCTTTTCTCCACAATGCTCCTCTCGGTCTATTCTTTCCGCAACCAACAATTCCCCGCTTCGAAGATTAATTCCACAATACTGTCTTTCGTCTCCCTCCATGTCAACGCGAGCTTTGCGAGCGGACAGTCGGCCCACTTCCAGTCCGAGATCCTTAGCGATATTCCCAATAACAGATCCGCGCTTCAGCTCCTCCTGTACCGAATAGCTCAGGTCTCCGTGTGCGTACTGCACCACAACAAAGAAAAGGACAAAGCCGCAGCTTTGTATAATGCACCGTCTGTGCATCATcttaaatgacaaaacacaaattaaatctgGGTGgttcaaatcaataaaaacacgtTATTCAGTCCGTGTATCTGCCTGTCGAGCAGTTGTCGTCTTTGTTGAAGCTGTGAGGAACACAGGGGTGGTCGATCGCTATAATGGGTGGTGTGCAAAGCAGGACGAGTATTAGACTCCATTGGTCTCTAGTGACACcgtgagtacaaaataaatattacatttcaacAAAAGCGATTCAACTTTCTTTAATCAGATGATTTGGTCTTAAAGTTCAACTGaaggaacattttcatttggtaAAGAAGACGGTCATCAGGCACTCTAAAGTGTTTTTTCCGTATTTAAGTAAGTGAGATACTTGTTCCCTGAATAACTTAACACAACATTGTGTCTCCTATCGAAGCAAACTACCAATAGCAGTTCATAGTGACACCAGTTACACAACATTTCCCAAATGTGCAGTAGTGTTTGAccaaagaaaatgttctttGGGTTTTAAAGCTGAATAGATCAAGAGTGCTCAGAAACTCATTTCTAATTCATTTACTTTCTTTCTCTATCTGTAATACATCCTGGTCATTTTGCCTAGGATCATGCAAAAGTCTGCCTCCAGTTTCATCCCccaaaaaatacatgaaaaagaACACTCAACAAAAGGCACAGCTTGCGTAAACACAGCAGCGAAGAACCACAGTGTATACTTCATATTGGACGGGTGGAGGACAATCTGTTTATGACTTTGAAATCGGTTTGAAATTGAAGACATAAGGGGATCCAACACTACAGGCATAAAATCGAAGTGAAATACTTTAGTTATAAATTCATGAAATGGTTCTCATTCACAACAAACCACTTTAACCAATGTTAATGTCCCGTTcctctttttctgttgtttttaattcaagGGGAAATAGCCTCTAACTGCATTAAACATCACTGATGTTACTTATTATATAATACACAGGTGGCTCAAGAAAAGATATCGGTGCAAAAAAGAGTGATACAAGGTGTTTGACGGGTGGAATTATAGAAGGCACGTGTAGTAGCTACAGAATATACACAACAGTAACTCCAatgttcagcaccatggacagagacacaaagcacAAGTTGCAGCCACTCAGGAGACAAAATAAGTCACATGGATGAATGAAcagatcatctggtatcagggAAGAGAGGCACAAAATAAATCAGCCCGTCAAACATTACTGTAGCAGAACCCCAGAACAATAGCTGTAGAATAAATCTAGGAAGAAAACCAAAACACCATGCTCATGTGCGGGCATTTCAGAATGAATTCAAGTAATGAAAAATAAGTTGtgactttgaagacaaattgttTCATGCATCCCATGTTTAAATTGGTCAATAGCCAAAAGAATATTGGTTAAGAAAGTAAGACAACTTAAAAGAGCAAATAAAATTCGAAagattgacaactgagacttTAGTGATATTGAGTGTGTCCATATGAGAACCATCACCTTCTCTGAATGCATCAGGAAAGTTACAAAGACATTTCATCAGAGTCTGGTCAGCACAGTGTTTGTCATGAAGTTACTGTGTCTGGAACCTGTTGTCAAGTTGATGTCAATGTGATTCAAGACTTCAAACATTCCTAAAGCATCAAGAAAATCTGCTGGTATTTTATTTAGAGCCTTGTTGGCAAAACAAGTGTGATAGTAAAACTAATATGACATGTTCAGATATtggaagaaagtaaaagacatgagttgtttttgaaaatacatCTCCAGTGAGGTTCAGCACCAAGGACAGAAACACACCGATGCTTTGTGGTCAAGTGATATATCTTCGGAGTAAACTATTTAAACAGTCTGAAGAATGATCACAAAAATTAAAACACCCGCATACAAGAGTGGACAACTCTTCTCTGAACATTTGGAAAACACCACGATACTGAACCTTTACTAAGAAGAGAAGTATGCTCCAATATGTTCAGGATGAGTAAATAGGAACAAAATATTACTATAGAGTAAAGGTTTAATTATTTGAAAAGGATTGAATCTATTAAAAGAATATTCATAGCACACGTGCTGTACATTGTTAATTTGCCATTTAAAAAGACAAGACAGGCATTTATAAATTTCTCTGGAGGATTAATTATTACGatggaaattcaaatgttttgagCGGAATTTGACATCCAGTCTTACCTCAGGAGAAGAATCACAGTCTCCAAAGGCATCAGCAAAGTCAGAAGGACTTTTCCTCAGAGTCTGGTCAGCAGGcagtgtgttgtcattgtaagATGTCACGAACTTAAAGTCACTGGTTCGAGAACCTGTTGTCAGGTAGGCGTCATAATTGTAAGTGCTGCGTAAAGTTCCTGTGCCATCAACATCTGCGTAATTAGGAGGGAGATAAGCGCTGGGGATGGCGACAGCTCCGTCAAACAACATTCTGGGTTTTCTGCTGCGACAAAACCTCACAcccaggatgatgatgatgaaggtcaggaagaaggtggagacagagaccaGCGCGATGATCAGGTAAGAGGTCAGTTTGGAATTCTTCTCATCATAAGAAATGTCCTTCAGCTCTGGCACCTCAGCCAAGTTATcagaaataagtaaatacatggaacaggtggcagacagagagggctgTCCGTTATCTTTCACCGCCACAATAAGATTCTGTTTCATGCTGTCAGACTCAGAAATGTCCCGCTGTGTCCTGATCTCTCCGCTGTGGACACCGATAGTGAAAAGTCCCGGATCAGTGGATTTGACTATATGATAGGACAGCCAGGCGTTCTGTCCGGAGTCCGCGTCCACCGCGATCACTTTGGACACCAGAGAGCCTCCGTGTGCAGCTTTGGGGACCAGCTCGGTCATGAAGGAGTTGCCCTCCGGGGCGGGGTACAGTATCTGAGGAGAGTTGTCGTTCACATCCGATATGAACACGCTGACGGTCACGTTGCTGCTGAGCGGAGGAGAACCGTTGTCTCTGGCCATCACGTGGACTTTAAAGCTCCTGAACTGTTCATAATCAAACGACCTCACAGCGTGGATCACCCCCGTGTCTCCGTTCACTGACAGATAGGAGGACACCGGGGCACCGTTCACCTCACCAGCTAACAGAGAATAAACCACTGTACCGTTTTGTCTCCAGTCGGGGTCTCGAGCAGTAACGGAACATAAAGTGGAGCcaggtttgttattttcagtcaCATATGCGCTGTAGGACTGTTCCTCAAACACAGGTGGGTTGTCGTTGATGTCAGCTACAGATAACTGAACAGTtttagaggaggacagaggtggaGAGCCCTCGTCAGTGGCAGTGATTGTAATGTTGTAATCTGACACTAGTTCACGGTCCAGTTGTCCTGTGGTCACCAGagaataatagtttttaatagaaGGAACTAACttaaaagggacattttgttgAATGGAGCAGCGAACCTGTCTGTTATTCTCAGAGTCTCTGTCCTGCACGTTAATGATGCCCACCTCTGAACCAGGTGACACGTTCTCAGGTATGGGATTGGTCAGTGATTTCAGGGATATGACCGGTGCGTTGTCATTTATATCTGTAATTTCAATTAATAGGTTTGCATATGACGCCAATCCCAAACCATCTTTCGCGCTTATCTGCATTTCATATAAAGAAGCTTTCTCGAAATCAATAGCTCCAGCTACTCTCACCTCTCCAGTTTTAGGGTTTAAAGAAAACACGTTGCTATTTTCACCTGTAACGAGGTTAAAACTATAAGTGACTTCTCCATACATTCCCTCGTCTGCGTCAGTTGCACTCACTTTGATCACCAATGTATCCAGATCAGAGTTTTCAGGCAGACTGGCTTTATAAACGGCCTGACTAAACACCGGTACATTATCATTAGCATCCAGCACAGTGACGTGTATTACTACAGTACCTGATCTCTGCGGAGAGCCACCATCAAATGCAGTAAGCAACAGAACAATCTCTTTTTTATCCTCTCTGTCCAATTCTTTGTCTAAGACTAATTCACAGAATTTTCGCCCACCATCTTTCCtgttaacatttaatttgaaatgctCGTTCTCCTGCAGTGAGTAGCCCTGAACAGCATATTCTCCTATATCTGCATCGTGCGCTTCATCCAGTTGAAAACGCGCCCCCTTAACAGCAGATTCCTGAATTTCAATCTTAAGTGAATCCTCCTTAAACTGCGGTGAATTGTCGTTAATATCCTGGACACGGATACTAATACGATGCAGCTCTAATGGATTTTCCAGCACAAGTTCCTGTTTCAGAACACACGATGCCTTTTTCGCACAAAGCCCTTCTCTGTCGATCCTTTCCTGTACGACCAAGTCTCCGTTGTTAAGGTTGACACCGCAGTACTGAATGTTGTTATCCTCGGTATCAATCCGGGCTTTGCGAGCGGACAGTCTGCCCAAATCAAGTCCAAGATCCTTTGCAATATTTCCGATTACAGATCCACGTTTCATCTCTTCCGGAACAGAGTAGCTCACGTCTCCATTGACGGGGAGGACGGCAAGAAAAATGAAAGCCAGGCCGTGCAGCGAAAATCTACAGCATGCCATTGTTATTGCTAAGAAAATCAAATATTCCTTAAAATAATTCCCAAGTAGGTTAAAATATATCAACGACTCATCTGTGATTCCTCGTAATACACCAAAAAACGTCACAATCCAGTCATACACGCAGCGGTATTTGTGAAATGCGGCACAAAAGCAGAATCAGGCTTCAAAGTCGATTACACTGAAGGGTGGAGAATCACTGCTTGTTTACTGGTGCACACTGACACCATGAGCATATGTCAGGTACAACAAAATATTTATTGTGCTTTGAAAAAATCGAGCTTTTCtctgatattttttaaatcaaaacaatcaaattaATATTCTTACTGGTCCTTGATGCATAAAAAGCTATTTAAGCAAGGGAATGCTGTAATGGTATCTCAGGAAGAGTCTACCTTTCAGTCTGACGTTATCAAAAACTGAACAACCTTTAATATGTCTGAAGACACGCAAGGAtatctattttgtttttattaaaaattgcAAGAGAGTTGTGAAAAAAATCCCCCATGATAAAATGGTGGAGATTGTTTCCTAATCATTCACTTTCTTCAAATTCCCAATTTGCTGGTAAAGCTTGGATCAAGTAAAATCAAGAAACTTGGTTTATTTATCCTTTTGCTCAAATCCGatgacaaaacattttccacttcCTAATTTTGCACATGTTGAACATGTGAGAATATGTTACTGCACTTTAACCAAGATGAATCTTCAGGGTTATCTGTTGACTGTTGTCGATGTAAATTTAACTGATGCATACttttaaacacactttaaaacTTAAAGTTATGCACTGCAATCAAAGACAAATTGATTCAGAGTAATCACACTCCAGCAATGATAAATCAGGAGAGATCAGATGTTGTCATCTATGCTTGAATATCCAGTAttgaacaacacaaacatcataaGGAAAAACTTATACATTGTTAAATATTGAGTGTGCTCCATGCAACTCATTATTCAGTTCTGAAATTtggcaaaaatgaaaacaaacggACAGAGAAACAGATGTAAACAGTTGTGGTAAGGGTGAGGACATAGCTAAAATGTCAGTTTAGTTCCAAGTTTGGAAATTCACCAGATGAAAACTATCAAACTTCCTGTTAAAACTACCGTTTGGCCAGTTTCTCAAACAAAATTTGATTGTGACGTCTTGCATTTGATAACTATTCATTTGCTTAATAATTTTAAGTATTTGTAATTGTACTACTTACACCTGCAAACTATATAGCATCTAACAAAGAAACAAGTACGAGAACACATGTAAAAACTGCATATTCATTTAAGGCTGGACACATTGTATTTTTCACAAAATGATGTTTATATTTGCTCATATGGAGGACCAACTGAAGGAAGGGAAACCATTATCAAACCAGAACCAATTCACAGGCTCCATGCTCCGATTCTTCATACTGATCCAATACTTCATCTATGTCTAATCACTGTAAATCAAAGTAGGATGTATTTATGTAAAAACTTTAAAGCAACTAAACACTCTTGTTGAAAAAGCAGTGTCACTCAGATGTGCAAGAAAGAAATCACCAACAGGAAAGGGAAAACAACATGAACCACATGGGCAGCAGATCTCTAAATCGCCAAAAATGCAGCATTAGCTTTCTCAAGCTCAAAGAAACaagtaaaagaaatgttttaagttATTCATATGAGACTAAATCAAAAGATGGAATCCAAACTCTTAATATGCATTTGTTAGTTCTAAATGACCCTCTCAGACATTAAACTACAAATGCagtaaaaacatgacacaagCTAAAATAGCCAAAGCAAAACCAGAATGACTTTTAGACAACACTGAAGGCAGGTTTAGAGATATTTAATGTGTCCCTAAATTATGGGGAATAAATTACCATCTCTAAATGCATCAGAAGAATGTTTGGTCAGCAGATAGAGCGTTGTTTGTCATTGCAATGTCATAAAGTTACTGACTCAATAAAGTTACTTTTATTGAGTCTTCTCAGGAAGACAAGTTGGTAAGTGGAACTGTAATCTAAAATGTTTGaatagaaagaaaaggaagacgTTGGTTGCATCTGAAACGTCTTATGAGCAAAGGTAatgttcagcaccatggacagagaCACAGCAATGCATTGTGATCAagtgaaacatatttttcagAAAAAGAGTCTCTCAAAGATCAACAAATTTGAAATATATGCATACCAAAAAGGAAAGGTACTACAAGAACGTAACCTAAGAAGAGAAGTGTGCTCCATGAGTAttggaacaaattattttagAATAAAGGTTGACTTGGACATCTTCTTTGCACACCTActataaattattaatttgtcgtttaaaataaaaagaaaaggcaaGACTTGCAAGTACAGGTTTTTGTGAGAGTTTTGAGTGAATTGTTAAGacgcaaaaaataaaatactctgAGTAATATGTGACGCATGTTCCTACCTCAGGAGAAGACTCACAATCACCAAACGCATCAGCAAAGTCAGAAGGACTTTTCCTCAGAGTCTGGTCAGCAGGcagtgtgttgtcattgtaagATGTCACGAACTTAAAGTCACTGGTTCGAGAACCTGTTGTCAGGTAGGCGTCATAATTGTAAGTGCTGCGTAAAGTTCCTGTGCCATCAACATCTGCGTAATTAGGAGGGAGATAAGCGCTGGGGATGGCGACAGCTCCGTCAAACAACATTCTGGGTTTTCTCCTGCGACAAAACCTCACAccgaggatgatgatgatgaaggtcaggaagaaggtggagacagagaccaGCGCGATGATCAGGTAAGAGGTCAGTTTGGAATTCTTCTCATCATAAGAAATGTCCTTCAGCTCTGGCACCTCAGCCAAGTTATcagaaataagtaaatacatggaacaggtggcagacagagagggctgTCCGTTATCTTTCACCGCCACAATAAGGTTCTGTTTCATGCTGTCAGACTCAGAAATGTCCCGCTGTGTCCTGATCTCTCCGCTGTGGACACCAATAGTGAAAAGTCCCGGATCAGTGGATTTGACTATATGATAGGACAGCCAGGCGTTCTGTCCGGAGTCCGCGTCCACCGCGATCACTTTGGACACCAGAGAGCCTCCGTGTGCAGCTTTGGGGACCAGCTCGGTCATGAAGGAGTTGCCCTCCGGGGCGGGGTACAGTATCTGAGGAGAGTTGTCGTTCACATCCGATATGAACACGCTGACGGTCACGTTGCTGCTGAGCGGAGGAGAACCGTTGTCTCTGGCCATCACGTGGACTTTAAAGCTCCTGAACTGTTCATAATCAAACGACCTCACAGCGTGGATCACCCCCGTGTCTCCGTTCACTGACAGATAGGAGGACACCGGTGCACCGTTCACCTCACCAGCTAACAGAGAATAAACCACTGTACCGTTTTGTCTCCAGTCGGGGTCTCGAGCAGTAACGGAACATAAAGTGGAGCcaggtttgttattttcagtcaCATATGCGCTGTAGGACTGTTCCTCAAACACAGGTGGGTTGTCGTTGATGTCAGCTACAGATAACTGAACAGTtttagaggaggacagaggtggaGAGCCCTCGTCAGTGGCAGTGATTGTAATGTTGTAATCTGACACTAGTTCACGGTCCAGTTGTCCTGTGGTCACCAGagaataatagtttttaatagaaGGAACTAACttaaaagggacattttgttgAATGGAGCAGCGAACCTGTCTGTTATTCTCAGAGTCTCTGTCTTGCACGTTAATGATGCCCACCTCTGAACCAGGTGACGCGTTCTCAGGTATGGGGTTACTCAGGGATTTCAGGGATATAACTGGGGCGTTGTCATTCACATCAGCAACATCTATCATGACTTTTGCGTAAGAGGTCAATCCCAAACCATCTTTTGCAGTAACACGCAGTTCAAATGATGACACCGTTTCAAAGTCTACCGGGGATGTCAATTTGACATCACCCGTCTTATGATCTATAGTAAACACGAATTTCACATCTTCTGAAATGTGTCCAAAATCGTAAGTAACGTCTCCATTTAGACCCTCGTCTGCATCAGTTGCACTCACCGTCAGCACGACAGTGCCCAGTGGAGAGTTTTCTGGCAGACTGGCTTTGTAAACGGTCTGACTGAACACTGGGACGTTATCATTAGCATCCAGTACAGTAATGTGAATGACCACAGTACCTGACATTTGAGGAGAGCCACCATCAAGAGCTGTGAGAAGTAGATTCATTTCCTTCAAATTTTCACGGTCAAGCTCTTTGTTCAGTACAAGTTCGACAGAATTCGTTCCAACCCCCAGTATAAAATTATCATTACTTTGCAGGTTGTACGTCTGAACTGAATATTTACCTATATCCGCATCATGTGCTTCTTCTATTGGAAAACGAGCCCCTTTTGCTGCGGATTCTCTAATGTCTATGTGAATTAAATCTCTATTAAATTTTGGCGAGTTATCATTTATATCCTGAATATGTAGACTAATTCGATGCAATTCTAACGGATTCTCTAACATGAGCTCTTGTTTTAAAGCGCAGGATGCTTTGTCTCCACACAGGCCTTCTCTGTCAATCCGCTCGGCAACAGTCAGATCCCCGTTACGAATGTTGATATCACAATAACGTTTGTCGCTTCCATCCGTATCAATCCGAGCCTTTCGAGCGGATAGTGTACTTCTTTCAAGACCCAAATCTTTCGCAATATTTCCAATCAGGGATCCACGTCTCATCTCCTCGGGAAAAGAATAGCTTACATCTCCATTTGCGAAATGCAAAGAAATGAGCTGCAAAACAATGACACAGCTTCGTGATGTTAATCCAGAGATAGTCATCGTGTCACTGATCTACGAACCAGTAAATGTTTCCAACTCGGTGGGCAGGAACACAACCAAAAAGTAAAGAATGAATCCGAAATCTGAACAATGAAAAATcaagtctctgtctgtctcgaCGATCAACTGCCACACCATACTACTGCTCGACGGTAGTGGGTggataatgacacacacacattttcacagctgGTGTACAGCGACATCGTGAGTCTTCTCAACAAACTGAATAAGGTCCACTTGCAGGAAGTCTGCGCAAGATTTACactcagaaaaataaatttaTATGTAGAGAAAATTTGTGAAAACGAAAACCTCTattggaaaaaaactgtaatgtaTAAGAAAGGATCTCACGTAAAAAGCACATCCAAAACAAATTTATTTGACGAGGACA
This window of the Paralichthys olivaceus isolate ysfri-2021 chromosome 9, ASM2471397v2, whole genome shotgun sequence genome carries:
- the LOC109643768 gene encoding protocadherin beta-15-like; amino-acid sequence: MMHRRCIIQSCGFVLFFVVVQYAHGDLSYSVQEELKRGSVIGNIAKDLGLEVGRLSARKARVDMEGDERQYCGINLRSGELLVAERIDREEHCGEKPSCVLKFDLLLENPLELHRLSLQVQDVNDNSPIFPKDTVKLEITESAFRGAKYRINAAHDADIGKNSVESYILEQNPHFVFSIQTTGTGSKYGELVLNKELDREEQQEMKLMLTAVDGGSPQRSGTVVIHVIVLDANDNAPVFTEAVYSAALPENSPLKTKIITVSASDADEGVNGEVTYEFSRLSDKSKKMFSLDEKTGEISVTGEVDYEEGSKYEVFVEAKDGYGLSSEAKVIIDITDVNDNAPVIYLKSLTNPIPENASPGSEVGIINVQDRDSENNRQVRCSIQQNVPFKLVPSIKNYYSLVTTGQLDRELVSDYNITITATDEGSPPLSSSKTVQLSVADINDNPPVFEEQSYSAYVTENNKPGSTLCSVTARDPDWRQNGTVVYSMLAGEARGAPVSSYLSVNGDTGVIHAVRSFDYEQFRSFKVHVMARDNGSPPLSSNVTVSVFISDVNDNSPQILYPAPEGNSFMTELVPKAAHGGSLVSKVIAVDADSGQNAWLSYHIVKSTDPGLFTIGVHSGEIRTQRDISESDSMKQNLIVAVKDNGQPSLSATCSMYLLISDNLAEVPELKDISYDEKNSKLTSYLIIALVSVSTFFLTFIIIILGVRFCRRRKPRMLFDGAVAIPSAYLPPNYADVDGTGTLRSTYNYDAYLTTGSRTSDFKFVTSYNDNTLPADQTLRKSPSDFADAFGDCDSSPEVRLGVIFCSKPLNLTQFIKTPR